In Conger conger chromosome 12, fConCon1.1, whole genome shotgun sequence, one DNA window encodes the following:
- the LOC133141412 gene encoding voltage-dependent anion-selective channel protein 2-like produces the protein MAVPPAYSDIGKSAKDIFGKGYGFGMVKLDLKTKSQSGVEFNTSGSSNTDTGKASGNLETKYKVQDLGLSFKQKWSTDNTLATEVTLEDQLAQGLKLTFDTSFVPNTGKKSGKLKTSYKRDFVNLGCDVDFDFAGPTIHAAAVLGYEGWLAGYQMAFDTAKSKLVQNNFSLGRSAGDFQLHTNVNDGTEFSGSIYQKVNEELETAVSLAWTAGSNNTRFGIGAKYQLGPDASLSAKVNNASLIGVGYTQSLRPGVKVTVSALVDGKNFNTGGHKVGLGFELEA, from the exons ATGGCTGTTCCTCCGGCGTACTCGGACATTGGGAAGTCGGCGAAGGACATCTTCGGCAAGGGCTACG GTTTCGGCATGGTGAAACTGGACCTGAAGACCAAGTCGCAGAGTGGAGTC gAGTTTAACACCTCTGGCTCCAGTAACACTGACACGGGGAAGGCTAGTGGTAACCTGGAGACCAAGTACAAGGTTCAGGACCTGGGCCTGAGCTTCAAGCAGAAATGGAGCACGGACAACACCCTGGCAACCGAGGTCACCCTGGAGGACCAG CTGGCACAGGGCTTGAAGCTGACCTTCGACAcgtcatttgtcccaaacacAGG GAAGAAGAGCGGGAAGCTGAAGACCAGCTACAAGCGCGACTTTGTGAACCTGGGCTGCGACGTGGACTTCGACTTCGCCGGGCCGACCATCCACGCGGCCGCCGTGCTGGGGTACGAGGGCTGGCTGGCGGGGTACCAGATGGCCTTCGACACCGCCAAGTCCAAGCTGGTGCAGAACAACTTCTCCCTGGGCCGGTCGGCCGGCGACTTCCAGCTGCACACCAACGT GAACGACGGGACTGAGTTCAGCGGCTCGATCTACCAGAAGGTGAACGAGGAGCTGGAGACGGCGGTGAGCCTGGCGTGGACGGCGGGCAGCAACAACACTCGCTTCGGCATCGGAGCCAAATACCAGCTGGGCCCGGACGCGTCCCTGTCT gccaaAGTGAACAACGCCAGCCTGATCGGTGTGGGATATACACAGAGTCTCCGGCCAG GGGTGAAGGTTACGGTCTCTGCCCTGGTTGACGGCAAGAACTTCAACACTGGGGGCCACAAGGTCGGCCTGGGCTTTGAGCTGGAGGCCTAG